GGTGAGGCGCCGTGCGATCCGCGTGAACTTGCGCGGGTTGCCCATGGACTCCAGCGCCAGCCCGATCACCCCCACCTCCTCGTCGTCCTCCCAGTGCTGGAGGGTGTCGTTGAGGGAGACGTCCGCGCGGTTGCCGACGCCCACGAACTCGTGCAGACCGATGCCGCGGGAGTCCGTGCCGGCCAGGAGCATGGCGGACAGGGCGGTGGACTGGCCGGCGAGCGCGACCCGGCCGGGGCGGGGCATGTGCGGGGCGAGCGAGAGGCTGATCGCGTCGTCCCCCGTGCGCAGGAAGCCGAGGGATCCGGGGCCGAGCAGGCGCATGCCGTGCAGGCGGACCCGGGCGACGAGCTCACGCTGGAGTTTCCGGCCGTCCTCGCTCTCGGAGAAGCCCTCGGTGGGGATCAGGACGCTCTTGACGCCGATCCTGGCGCACTCCTCGATCGCCTCGAGGCAGGCCTCGGGGCGCAGGGCGATGACCGCGAGGTCGACGGTGCCGGGCACGTCGGTGATCCGTCCCCAGGCGCGGTGGCCGCGCAGCTCGAACGCCTCGCGGGCCACGAGGTGGACGGTCCCGTCGTAGCCGGAGGACTCGAGCGCGGTGAGGAACCGCCCGCCCACGGAATCGGCGCGGGAGGACACGCCGACCAGGAGCACGGACTCGGGGTGGAGCAGCCGCTCCATGGCGCGGGCCTCGGCGCGGTGCTCGCGCTCGGCCATCACCTCGAGGGAGCGGGCGGTGGGGTCGATGCGGAAGGACACCATCACCACCCCGTCGTCCAGGGTGCGGTCCACGTCGAAGCCGGCCTCGGTGAAGACCTTGATCATCTTGGTGTTCTGCGGGAGCACCTCGGCGGTGAACACGTCGATGCCGCGCTCGCGCGCTGCGGCGGCGAGGTGCTCGAGCAGCACGGAGCCGAGGCCGGAGCCCTGGCGGGAGTCGGCGACGTTGAAGGCGACCTCGGCCGAGCGCGGGTCGACCCGGTCGTAGCGGCCGACGGCGACGATGTCCTCCCCCACCAGCACGACGAACGCAACCCGGTCCACGTGGTCGACGTGGGTGAAGCGGGTGAGGTCCCGCTCGGACAGGCGCGGCATGGGGGCGAAGAAGCGCAGGTACCGCGACTGCTCGGACTGGCGCTGATGGAACTCCTGGAGCGCGTCGGCGTCGCTGGGCAGGATGGGGCGCAGATGCGCGGCGGAGCCGTCGCGCAGGGCGATGTCGGCCTCCCAGTGCGCGGGATAGGCAGGAGACGCGGGATGCGTGTCCGCGCCGCCGCGGGCACGCCGTCGCAGGGAGCGCAGGCCGTCGCGTCTGTCCACCATGGCGCGATCCTAGCTGGGAGAGGCCCCGGATTGACGGGATTCACGTCCCCGACCAGGGGCCGGGTCCACGGATCGTGGCCGGTCATGCGCCATGATGTCCCCCATGGCCCGTTCACGCAGCACCACTCCGCCCGCCGGGGACGACGCGGTCGACGAGACGATCGTCGACATCGACGTCACCAGCGAGATGGAGTCCTCGTTCCTCGAGTACGCCTACTCCGTGATCTACTCGCGGGCCCTTCCCGACGCCCGTGACGGTCTCAAGCCCGTCCAGCGCCGCATCCTGTACATGATGGCGGAGATGGGGCTGCGCCCCGACAAGGGCCACGTGAAGAGCCAGCGCGTGGTCGGCGAGGTGATGGGCAAGCTCCATCCCCACGGCGACACCGCGATCTACGACGCGCTGGTGCGCATGGCGCAGAGCTTCAACATGCGCCTGCCGCTCGTGGACGGGCACGGCAACTTCGGCTCGCTGGACAACGGCCCCGCGGCCCCGCGCTACACCGAGGCGCGCCTGGCGAAGGCGGCGCTGCTCATGACGGACTCGCTGGACGAGGACGTCGTGGACATGGTCCCCAACTACGACAACCAGCTGCTGCAGCCCGAGGTGCTCCCCGCCCAGTACCCGAACCTGCTGGTCAACGGCGCCTCCGGCATCGCGGTGGGCATGGCGACCAATATGGCGCCCCACAATCTCGTCGAGACGATCGCCGCGGCCCGCCACCTGATCGACCATCCGGAGGCGGAGCTCGAGGAGCTGATGCGCTTCGTGCCCGGCCCGGACCTGCCCACCGGCGGGCGGATCGTGGGCCTGGACGGGATCCGCGACGCGTACCGCACCGGCCGCGGCTCGTTCAAGATGCGCGCCACCACCCGGATCGAGAACGTCACCTCGCGCCGCAAGGGCATCGTGGTCACCGAACTGCCCTACCAGGTCGGTCCCGAGCGGCTCGCGGAGAAGCTGCGCGACGCGGTGCAGGCCAAGAAGGTCCAGGGCATCACCGACTACCAGGACCTCACCGACCGCCACCACGGCCTGCGCCTGGTGATGACGGTCAAGTCCGGCTTCGACCCCGAGGCGGTGCTCGAGCAGCTCTACAAGCACACGCCGCTGGAGGAGTCCTTCGGCATCAACAACGTCGCCCTGGTGGACGGCCAGCCGCGCACCATGGGGCTCAAGCAGCTGCTCGAGGTGTTCGTCGACCATCGGCTGAAGGTGGTGCGCCGCCGCACCGAGCACCGCCTGCGCAAGCGCAAGGACCGCCTGCACCTGGTCGAGGGCCTGCTGCTGGCGATCCTTGACATCGACGAGGTCATCCAGATCGTGCGCAGCAGCGACGATGCGGAGACCGCCCGCACGCGCCTGATGCAGGTCTTCGACCTCACCGAGGTGCAGGCCGAGTACATCCTCGAGTTGCGCCTGCGCCGTCTGACGAAGTTCTCCCAGATCGACCTCGAGGCCGAGCGGGACGACCTGCGCGCCGAGATCGAGCGGCTCGAGGAGATCCTCGGGTCCGACGAGGTGCTGCGCCGTCTGGTCTCCGACGAGCTCGCCGCGGTCGCCGCCGAGCACGGCGACACCCGCCGCACCGTCCTGCTGGAGAGCGCCTCGGCGCCGGTGGCGAAGGCGGGTACGTCCCTCGAGGTGGCCGACGAGCCCTGCGGCGTGCTGCTGACCGGCACGGGTCTGGTGGCCCGCGTCGCCGGGGAGGGGCCGCTGCAGCGCGACGGGCAGCGCAGCTCCCACGACGTGATCGTCTCGGACGTGCGCACCTCCACCCGCTCCGAGGTCGGTGTGGTCACCGACCGCGGGAGGGTGCTGCGCCTGTCGGTCGTGGACCTGCCCTCGCTCGCCCCCACCGCCGGCGCGCCCTCCCTCGCCGGCGGCACGCGCCTGGCGGACCTGGTGGACCTGGAGAAGGACGAGCGGGCGCTGGGCCTGATCCGCCTCGGCGAGGAGGACATCGCCCGCGGCGGCGCGATCGCGCTGGGCACCCGCCAGGGTGTGGTCAAGCGCGTCCAGCTGGACTTCCCCCGCACCGACGGGTTCGAGATCATCTCGCTCAAGGACGGCGACGCCGTGGTGGGCGTGGTCGATCTCGAGGACGACGGCGACCTGGACCTGTGGTTCATCACCTCCGACGCGCAGCTGCTGCACTTCCCCGCCTCCGGCATCCGCCCGCAGGGCCGCGCGGCGGGCGGCGTGGCCGGCATCAAGCTCGCGGACGGCGCGCAGGTGCTGAGCTTCGGCACGATCGACGTCACCGCCCCGGCGGACGTCGTCACCGTCGCCGGCAGCTCCGCGACCCTGCCGCTGCTGCAGACCGGGTCGCTGAAGGTCTCCTCGCTCGGGGAGTTCCCGGCCAAGGGCCGCTCCACCGCCGGTATGCGCTGCCACCGCTTCCTGCGCGGCGAGGACTCACTGATCGGCGCCTGGGTGGTGCCTCATCCCGCCCGCGCCTCCTCGGAGGCCGGTCAGCCGATCGACCTGCCCGAGCCCACCGGGCGCCGCGACGGCTCCGGCACCCCGGTCTCGGTCCCGATCGCGTCCGTCGGCTGATCGCCGACGGCTGATCGCCGCCGGTTGATCCCGGCCGACGGGCCCTCCCGGTCGCGCCCGTCCCGGTAAGCCCGTCGGCCGCTCCCGGCCCGGCGTGGAAGACTTCTGGCATGCCTGACGTCCTCCGCTCCCGCCGGGTCACCGTCGCCAGCCGCACCGAGTCCTTCACCCTCGCGCTCGGCGTCGCCGGCGTGCTCGTCGGCCTCGTGGTCGGCCTCGCCGTGCTACGCGGCACTTCGACGCTGTCCGGGGAGGGCTCGATCGGGCAGCTCGCCGCCGTCACCTCCGGAGGCACCTCCGCCGTGGTCGCCGCGGTGACGATGGCGGTGATCATGCCACAGCGCCGGCCCTGGGTGCGCACCGTGCCCCGGCTGCGCCGGGCGCTGACGATCCTCGGCCCCTCCCTCGTCTACGCGGTCCTCGCGCTGCTGCTGACCTCGGCGATGTACGGCATCCTCGCCGAGGCGTTCCGGGGCGTGGCGCTGGACCGCTTCGCGAGCACCTTCTGGGTGGCGCTGACCACCGGGGCGTGGGCGTACGTGGTCGCGGCGAGCTCCTGGGCCCTGTCCGGGCGGTCGCTGGCGACCCTGCTGATGGTCTTCCTCACCGTCGGGGTGCTCGCCGCGGCGATGCTGTCCCCGGACCCGTACTGGTGGGAGCAGTACTTCTCCCAGCTCGGCGAGGGTGCGGACACCGCCGGTCGCACCTTCAACCTCACCCTGCTGCTGACCGGTCTCGCCTTCGTGGCGGTCGGGGACTTCGTCGCCCACGACCTGCAGCGCTGGACCGACGCGGCCGGGGAGCCGCGCTGGAAGGTGCACCTGGTGCGCGGCACCCTCATCGCCCTCGGCGCGTTGCTGGCGCTCGTCGCGCTCGTCTCCCGCACCGTGTCGGTGGACTGGCACAACCGCCTGGCCGAGATGCTCGTGGTGGTGTTCGCTCTGGCGCTGATCGTGTTCCCGGTGCTGCTGCGCCGCCTGCCGGGCGGGCTGCTCGTCTTCACCGGGGTCGCCTTCGCGGTACTCGTGATGCTGATCGTGCTGTTCGAGGGCGTGGACTACCTGAACATGACCGCCTTCGAGCTCGGCGCGGCGGTGACGGTGTACATCTGGCTGCTCCTGTTCATCCGCACCGTCTCCGCGGCCGGGGAGGGCGTCGCCGCGGAGGACGATGCAGAGGACGATGCCGCGCAGGACGATGCCGCGGATGATGCGGTGACGCACGGCGGCGCCTCCCCCGCCCGGTTCGAGGTGTGACCTCCGCCGGGTCCGGGCGGCGGGAGCGTGCGACGATGCAGGGCATGAACACTCCTGGCACCGCCGCTCCTGTTCCCGCAGTGTCGCTCCCCGAGGGGGTGACCCTCGGCTCCGCCCACGGCGTGGACGCCGCGCTGGTGGACACCCCCGCCGTCACCGCCACCCTGCTCCTGGACGGCGCGCACCTGACCAGCGCCGTCCCCGCCGGGGAGCAGGACCTGCTGTGGCTCAGCCCCGCCTCCGCCTTCGGCCCAGGCGAGGCCGTGCGCGGCGGCGTGCCGCTGGTGGGCCCCTGGTTCGGTCCCGGCCGCGACCAGTCCCAGGAGGTCAAGCACGGCTGGTTGCGCAACGTGCGCTGGGACCTCACCTCCGCCGAGCGCAGCGGCGACGAGGTCACCCTCACCCTCACCTCCCCCGCCGACCGCACCGAGCTGTCCGCCACCCTCGAGGTCCGCCTCGGCGCCGAGGTGTCGCTGGAGCTGACGATCACCGCCGGGGAGCAGCCGCTCGAGCTCGAGGCGGCCCTGCACACCTACCTCGCCGTCGGTGACGTGCGCCGCATCGAGATCCAGGGACTCGAGGGCGCGGACTACCTCGACAACACCCGCGGCCTCACCCCCGACACCCTCGCCCACGCGCCGCTGCACCTCACCGAGGCGACCGATCGCGTCGTCGACTCCACCGCGGAGGTCACCGTCGTGGACGAGGCCGCCGGGCGGCGCGTCGTCTCCACCCCGCGCGGCACCTCCCGCACCGTGGTGTGGAACCCCTGGGACACGCTGGTGACCGGGATGGCCGACATCCCCGACGAGGCCTGGCCCGAGTTCGTGTGCATCGAGCCCGCCGCCGCGAAGGAAGGCTTCGTGGCCCTCGAGCCCGGTGCCTCCCACAGCCTCGGCGTCACCTACCGCATCGAGCACTGACGCCGCAGCCCGGGACGCCGCGCCGCATCGTCCGCTGACCGGGCACGACGCGAGACTCCCGACCGCTCCGGTACCCGGTCGCCCCTTCAGCGCGGCCGGGTCCCGGCGTTTATTCCCTGGACCCGGTAGCGTCGCCGGTGCTCCACTGGAGCCATGGACACGCACCGCACACCGCTCATGACCCCGGCCCTCCCGGCCGCGGCGACGCGCGGCGTCGCGGCGTCCCTCCCCCGGCTCCTCGGATCCCCACGGATCCTCGGTGCGGCCGACGGAGGCCGCCCCGCCGCCGCCTGACGCCACGCCGGCCGACGCCACCTTCGGCTGTCGACACCACCTGACGCCACCGTCGGCCGTCGCCGCCGGCTGACGCCACGTCGGCCGACGTCCCCTGGACGTCCCCACCATCGCCTCCCGCCCTGCGGGCATCGCGCGTGATCGCGCATGCCCCGGCTCGCGCTGCCCCCTGCCGTTCTCCGCCCCTGCCCTCCGCAGCGCCGGCGGGCGACTTCGAGGACCGCTCCTGTCCTCGCCCCGGAGAAGACTCGTCCCACCACCCACCGAGGAGGACGCCATGTCCACCACCGCCCTGCCCGTCCAGACCTCCACCGCCCAGGCCACCAGCGCTGCTCGCTCCGCGCCTCGCACCGAGCGCGCCCCGCGTCCCTCGGCCCGCGAGCTGCGCGACCGCCTCGCCCGCGCCCGTGAGCTGCGCGCCCTCCTGCGCCGCCGCGCGGCGGAGAAGGCGCGGCAGGACAACGAGGCGCAGGCGCTGCGGATGATGCTTCGCGCCGGCGTCACCCTGCGCTGACCTCCACGACCCTGCGTGCCCCGGACTCCCTGCGGAGTCCGGGGCACGTCCCTGTCAGCAACCGGATCGTCAGCCGACGAGGTCGATGATCACCAGCTCGCGCGGATCGTTCACGCGCACCCCGGCGATGCTGTTGCCGAGCCCGCGGCTGATCACCATGGTGGTGGTGCCGCTCGTGTGCACGCCCTCGGCGAGCGCGGGGAGGAAGCCCTGGTGCGGGGCGAAGAGCGGGCCGATCAAGGGCAGGCGCACCTGACCGCCGTGGGCGTGTCCGGACAGGACGAGGTCGACGTCCTCCCCCGCGTACTCCTCCAGCAGCTCGGGGCGGTGGGCGAGCAGCACGGTCGTGCCGTCCTTGGGAAGGTCGAGCCGGTCCAGGATCTGCCGGGGCGGGGTCGGGGTGCGGCCCGCGTCCCAGGCGACGCGGGGATCGTCCAGGCCCGCCAGGGTGATCCGGGTGCCGCCGACGGTGAGGGTCGTCGCCTCGTCGCGCAGGATCACCACCCCGGCGCCCTCGAGCCCTGCCAGCAGCTCGCCGCGCAGGTCGGAGTCCGCGTCGTGGTTGCCGAGCACCATGTAGGTGGGGGCGAGTGCGGTGAGGGAGGCGGCGAGCTCGAGCACGGCGGTGAGGTCGCCG
This genomic interval from Brachybacterium aquaticum contains the following:
- a CDS encoding D-hexose-6-phosphate mutarotase, whose amino-acid sequence is MNTPGTAAPVPAVSLPEGVTLGSAHGVDAALVDTPAVTATLLLDGAHLTSAVPAGEQDLLWLSPASAFGPGEAVRGGVPLVGPWFGPGRDQSQEVKHGWLRNVRWDLTSAERSGDEVTLTLTSPADRTELSATLEVRLGAEVSLELTITAGEQPLELEAALHTYLAVGDVRRIEIQGLEGADYLDNTRGLTPDTLAHAPLHLTEATDRVVDSTAEVTVVDEAAGRRVVSTPRGTSRTVVWNPWDTLVTGMADIPDEAWPEFVCIEPAAAKEGFVALEPGASHSLGVTYRIEH
- a CDS encoding metallophosphoesterase, which produces MSAPLSVGERSAAPGRSPRQRLAVAGLAVLLVLAVLSAWLLWDNRRLTVARYEVAVTSADAGADGAADAADEGTGVGASPAADGGGLPAGGLRIAQVSDLHAADFGDFQDRLLTAVEDAHPDLIALTGDVIDRRTGDLTAVLELAASLTALAPTYMVLGNHDADSDLRGELLAGLEGAGVVILRDEATTLTVGGTRITLAGLDDPRVAWDAGRTPTPPRQILDRLDLPKDGTTVLLAHRPELLEEYAGEDVDLVLSGHAHGGQVRLPLIGPLFAPHQGFLPALAEGVHTSGTTTMVISRGLGNSIAGVRVNDPRELVIIDLVG
- a CDS encoding DUF998 domain-containing protein: MPDVLRSRRVTVASRTESFTLALGVAGVLVGLVVGLAVLRGTSTLSGEGSIGQLAAVTSGGTSAVVAAVTMAVIMPQRRPWVRTVPRLRRALTILGPSLVYAVLALLLTSAMYGILAEAFRGVALDRFASTFWVALTTGAWAYVVAASSWALSGRSLATLLMVFLTVGVLAAAMLSPDPYWWEQYFSQLGEGADTAGRTFNLTLLLTGLAFVAVGDFVAHDLQRWTDAAGEPRWKVHLVRGTLIALGALLALVALVSRTVSVDWHNRLAEMLVVVFALALIVFPVLLRRLPGGLLVFTGVAFAVLVMLIVLFEGVDYLNMTAFELGAAVTVYIWLLLFIRTVSAAGEGVAAEDDAEDDAAQDDAADDAVTHGGASPARFEV
- a CDS encoding DNA gyrase/topoisomerase IV subunit A, which codes for MARSRSTTPPAGDDAVDETIVDIDVTSEMESSFLEYAYSVIYSRALPDARDGLKPVQRRILYMMAEMGLRPDKGHVKSQRVVGEVMGKLHPHGDTAIYDALVRMAQSFNMRLPLVDGHGNFGSLDNGPAAPRYTEARLAKAALLMTDSLDEDVVDMVPNYDNQLLQPEVLPAQYPNLLVNGASGIAVGMATNMAPHNLVETIAAARHLIDHPEAELEELMRFVPGPDLPTGGRIVGLDGIRDAYRTGRGSFKMRATTRIENVTSRRKGIVVTELPYQVGPERLAEKLRDAVQAKKVQGITDYQDLTDRHHGLRLVMTVKSGFDPEAVLEQLYKHTPLEESFGINNVALVDGQPRTMGLKQLLEVFVDHRLKVVRRRTEHRLRKRKDRLHLVEGLLLAILDIDEVIQIVRSSDDAETARTRLMQVFDLTEVQAEYILELRLRRLTKFSQIDLEAERDDLRAEIERLEEILGSDEVLRRLVSDELAAVAAEHGDTRRTVLLESASAPVAKAGTSLEVADEPCGVLLTGTGLVARVAGEGPLQRDGQRSSHDVIVSDVRTSTRSEVGVVTDRGRVLRLSVVDLPSLAPTAGAPSLAGGTRLADLVDLEKDERALGLIRLGEEDIARGGAIALGTRQGVVKRVQLDFPRTDGFEIISLKDGDAVVGVVDLEDDGDLDLWFITSDAQLLHFPASGIRPQGRAAGGVAGIKLADGAQVLSFGTIDVTAPADVVTVAGSSATLPLLQTGSLKVSSLGEFPAKGRSTAGMRCHRFLRGEDSLIGAWVVPHPARASSEAGQPIDLPEPTGRRDGSGTPVSVPIASVG